From a single Nostoc sp. MS1 genomic region:
- a CDS encoding Uma2 family endonuclease, producing MTVQLLRRKFTVQQYHKMVESGILTENDRVELIRGEIIEMSPIGTKHAACVNRLVNLLVQLLGKLVIVAAQNPVALNDNSEPQPDIALLKPRDDFYENAHLQPEDIFLLIEVADTTVIYDREEKIPLYAQANITEVWLVDINTQVLEVYQQPTAVGYQQMQKFTSSQILSIPGFPDVTITVDEIFVR from the coding sequence ATGACTGTACAATTGCTACGGCGAAAATTCACAGTGCAGCAATACCACAAAATGGTTGAGTCGGGTATTCTCACAGAGAATGACCGAGTGGAGTTGATCAGGGGAGAAATTATTGAAATGTCTCCAATTGGGACAAAACACGCTGCTTGTGTAAATCGATTGGTTAATTTATTAGTGCAGTTGTTAGGAAAACTGGTGATAGTTGCTGCTCAAAATCCTGTGGCTTTGAACGATAATTCAGAACCCCAGCCAGATATAGCTTTACTCAAACCCCGTGATGATTTTTATGAAAACGCACATCTCCAACCTGAAGATATTTTCTTATTAATTGAAGTTGCTGATACAACTGTTATATATGACCGAGAGGAGAAAATTCCTTTATATGCACAAGCAAATATAACTGAAGTTTGGTTAGTAGATATTAATACCCAAGTGCTGGAAGTATACCAACAACCAACAGCAGTAGGATATCAACAGATGCAGAAATTTACTAGCAGTCAAATTTTATCAATCCCTGGCTTTCCCGATGTTACTATTACCGTAGACGAAATCTTCGTTAGATAG
- a CDS encoding 6-pyruvoyl trahydropterin synthase family protein, whose protein sequence is MPKWKVVTEFSFNSAHYIKDYDGPCGRMHGHNYQVRIEATSTQLHSSQYCPHPVMVADFRTLRWAKQDVTKGGLDHGILNEVMPPEYETTAEMIAKYIYDETKKRVPSDIQLKVHVSETPNSWVEYED, encoded by the coding sequence ATGCCAAAATGGAAGGTAGTAACAGAATTTTCATTTAATAGCGCTCACTACATTAAAGATTATGATGGGCCTTGTGGTCGGATGCACGGTCATAATTATCAAGTCCGTATTGAAGCAACATCAACACAACTACATTCTTCTCAGTATTGTCCACATCCTGTAATGGTGGCTGACTTTAGAACGTTACGTTGGGCTAAACAAGATGTCACAAAAGGCGGTCTAGACCACGGTATTTTAAATGAAGTGATGCCTCCCGAATATGAAACAACTGCGGAAATGATTGCTAAGTATATTTATGATGAAACTAAGAAACGTGTACCATCAGATATACAATTAAAAGTCCATGTTTCAGAAACGCCTAATAGCTGGGTAGAATACGAAGACTAA
- the ftsH gene encoding ATP-dependent zinc metalloprotease FtsH, with protein sequence MPVETDKKNSIKPPRLRQFGGSFLILLTLLLLLNFIVPSFLGPRLPQVPYSDFIAQVQAGKVDKAIVGGDRIQYSIKIQDADGKVVDQIFATTPVAIDLDLPKILRDNHVEFAAPPPDQNGWIGTLLSWVAPPLIFFGIWAFLINRQGGGPAALTVGKSKARIYSEGSTGVKFPDVAGVDEAKAELEEIVDFLKNATKYTNLGAKIPKGVLLVGPPGTGKTLLAKAIAGEAGVPFFSISGSEFIELFVGVGAARVRDLFEQAKKQAPCIVFIDELDALGKSRGGAGGFVGGNDEREQTLNQLLTEMDGFDANTGVIIIAATNRPEVLDPALRRPGRFDRQVVVDRPDKIGREAILKVHARNVKLGDDVDLANIAIKTPGFAGADLANLVNEAALLAARQNRQAVAMADFNEAIERVVAGLEKRSRVLNETEKKTVAYHEVGHAIIGALMPGAGRVEKISVVPRGVGALGYTLQMPEEDRFLMIEDEIRGRIATLLGGRSAEEIVFGKVSTGASDDIQKATDLAERYVTLYGMSDKLGPVAFEKIQQQFLEGYGNPRRSISPKVAEEIDREVKQIVDNAHHIALSILQNNRELLEETAQELLQREILEGTVLRERLSQAQAPEELQEWLRTGKISEDKPLLQTLLV encoded by the coding sequence ATGCCTGTTGAAACTGATAAAAAAAATTCAATTAAACCGCCGAGATTGCGGCAGTTTGGCGGCAGTTTCCTAATTCTGCTGACTTTGCTGTTACTGCTAAATTTTATAGTTCCGAGTTTCTTGGGGCCTCGCTTACCACAGGTTCCCTATAGTGATTTTATCGCTCAAGTACAAGCTGGGAAAGTAGACAAGGCGATTGTAGGTGGCGATCGCATTCAATACTCCATTAAAATTCAAGACGCTGATGGTAAAGTTGTAGATCAGATATTTGCTACTACCCCAGTAGCGATTGATTTAGACTTACCGAAAATTCTCCGCGACAATCATGTCGAGTTTGCTGCACCACCACCAGACCAAAACGGCTGGATAGGAACTTTATTAAGTTGGGTTGCGCCTCCGTTAATTTTCTTTGGCATTTGGGCTTTCCTAATTAATCGTCAAGGTGGCGGCCCGGCTGCATTGACTGTAGGTAAAAGCAAAGCTCGGATTTATTCTGAAGGTAGCACTGGGGTAAAATTCCCTGATGTGGCTGGGGTGGATGAAGCTAAGGCAGAATTGGAAGAAATCGTTGATTTTCTGAAAAATGCTACCAAATACACAAATTTAGGCGCGAAGATTCCTAAAGGTGTGTTGTTGGTAGGGCCTCCGGGAACTGGGAAAACATTGTTAGCCAAAGCGATCGCTGGCGAAGCTGGTGTACCATTCTTTAGTATCTCTGGTTCTGAATTTATCGAATTGTTTGTGGGTGTAGGTGCGGCGCGTGTGCGTGACTTGTTTGAACAAGCCAAAAAACAAGCCCCCTGTATCGTCTTCATCGATGAGTTAGACGCGCTGGGTAAATCGCGTGGTGGTGCTGGTGGTTTTGTCGGCGGTAACGATGAACGCGAACAAACCCTCAACCAGTTACTCACAGAAATGGACGGCTTTGATGCAAACACAGGTGTAATTATCATCGCCGCCACCAACCGTCCCGAAGTTCTTGACCCCGCTTTGCGTCGTCCTGGTCGCTTTGACCGTCAGGTAGTAGTTGACCGCCCTGATAAAATTGGTCGAGAAGCAATTCTCAAGGTTCACGCCAGAAATGTGAAATTAGGTGATGATGTCGATTTAGCTAATATCGCTATCAAAACTCCTGGTTTCGCTGGTGCAGATTTAGCTAACCTAGTCAACGAAGCTGCACTTTTAGCGGCTAGACAAAATCGTCAAGCCGTGGCGATGGCAGACTTTAACGAAGCTATTGAACGGGTTGTGGCTGGTTTAGAGAAACGTTCCCGTGTTTTGAATGAAACCGAGAAGAAGACTGTAGCTTATCACGAAGTTGGTCACGCAATTATCGGTGCATTGATGCCCGGTGCTGGTAGAGTTGAGAAAATCTCTGTTGTGCCTCGTGGTGTAGGTGCTTTGGGTTATACACTTCAAATGCCGGAAGAAGACCGCTTCTTGATGATTGAAGATGAAATTCGTGGTCGTATCGCCACTCTCTTGGGTGGACGTTCGGCGGAAGAAATCGTCTTCGGTAAAGTCTCCACAGGCGCAAGTGATGATATCCAAAAAGCTACAGACTTGGCAGAAAGATACGTCACTTTATATGGTATGAGTGATAAATTAGGCCCTGTAGCATTCGAGAAGATTCAGCAACAATTCCTCGAAGGTTACGGTAATCCTCGCCGTTCCATTAGCCCCAAAGTAGCCGAAGAAATTGACCGTGAAGTCAAACAAATTGTAGATAATGCCCATCACATTGCCTTGAGTATTCTGCAAAATAACCGTGAGTTATTGGAAGAGACAGCCCAGGAACTCTTGCAAAGAGAAATCCTCGAAGGTACGGTATTACGGGAACGCCTGAGCCAAGCTCAAGCCCCAGAAGAACTACAAGAATGGTTGCGGACAGGTAAAATATCCGAAGATAAACCATTACTGCAAACACTGCTAGTTTAA
- the pruA gene encoding L-glutamate gamma-semialdehyde dehydrogenase has translation MVLQVQTSTYEAKTQEIARQLLAATQENRSFLASLRDQMRWDDKLLAWAMSNPGLRVQLFRFIDTLPALHSKAEIAAHLQEYLGDESVELPAALKGMLNFANPDSMPGQVAATTVSTAVETLAHKYISGENIGQVIKTVERLRKEKMAFTIDLLGEAVITETEAQSYLERYQELISQLTEASKRWGNIPAIDEADGEQLSKVQVSVKLTAFYSQFDPLDAKGSEERVSDRIRTLLRHAKNLGAAIHFDMEQYAYKDLTLNILQKILLEDEFRQRTDIGITIQAYLRDSEQDARNVIAWLKQRGYPLTIRLVKGAYWDQETIKAAQKHWPQPVFNDKAATDANFEAITQLLLENHQYVYSAIGSHNVRSQALAMAIAETLNVPRRRFEMQVLYGMGDKLAKALVERGYRVRVYCPYGELLPGMAYLIRRLLENTANSSFLRQNLENRPVEELLAAPKIDLAHAKAHTHKQEAGFVGAADTDYAEEEERKEAAQAFTKVRGELGKTYLPLINGEYVQTAEVIDSLNPSNFSQVIGKVGLISVEQAEAAMQAAKAAFPGWRRTPVKERADILRKAADLMEQRRAELSAWIVLEVGKPVKEADAEVSEAIDFCRYYAEEMERLYQGINYDVAGETNRYIYQPRGIAVVISPWNFPIAIACGMTVAALVTGNCTLLKPAETSSVITAKLTEILVEAGIPKGVFQYVPGKGSQVGAYLVSHPDTHLIAFTGSQEVGCRIYAEAATLKPLQRHMKRVIAEMGGKNAIIVDESADLDQAVVGVVQSAFGYSGQKCSACSRVVVVEAIYDAFVRRVVEATKSLNIGEAELPSTQVGPVIDANARDRIREYIEKGKSESQVALELSAPEHGYFIGPVIFSEVPPNGTIAQQEIFGPVLAVIKAKDFAQALAIANDTDYALTGGLYSRTPSHIQQAQAEFEVGNLYINRNITGAIVGRQPFGGFKLSGVGSKAGGPDYLLQFLEPRTITENIQRQGFAPIEGAE, from the coding sequence GTGGTATTACAAGTACAAACCAGCACCTACGAAGCTAAAACTCAAGAAATTGCTAGACAATTATTAGCAGCAACTCAAGAAAATCGCTCATTTCTTGCTTCTTTGCGCGATCAAATGCGTTGGGATGATAAATTACTAGCTTGGGCGATGAGTAACCCCGGTTTACGGGTGCAATTATTTAGATTTATCGATACTCTGCCTGCATTACATAGTAAAGCAGAAATTGCTGCACATTTACAAGAATATTTAGGTGATGAATCTGTCGAACTACCAGCAGCTTTGAAGGGGATGCTGAATTTTGCTAACCCTGATTCTATGCCGGGACAGGTGGCTGCAACTACCGTATCTACAGCAGTTGAGACTTTAGCGCATAAATATATTTCTGGGGAAAATATTGGGCAGGTTATTAAGACTGTTGAAAGGCTACGAAAGGAAAAAATGGCTTTCACCATTGATTTACTTGGTGAAGCGGTAATTACAGAAACAGAGGCACAATCTTATTTAGAACGCTATCAAGAATTAATTAGTCAATTGACAGAAGCATCAAAGCGTTGGGGCAATATCCCGGCTATTGATGAAGCAGATGGTGAACAGCTATCAAAAGTCCAAGTTTCTGTTAAGTTAACAGCGTTTTATTCCCAATTTGACCCTTTAGATGCTAAGGGTAGTGAGGAGAGAGTTAGCGATCGCATCCGTACTCTTCTACGTCATGCCAAAAACTTAGGCGCAGCTATCCATTTTGATATGGAACAGTATGCGTATAAAGACTTAACTCTAAATATTTTGCAAAAAATCTTATTAGAAGATGAGTTTCGTCAACGTACAGATATTGGAATTACTATCCAAGCATACTTAAGAGATAGTGAGCAAGATGCTAGAAATGTAATTGCTTGGTTGAAACAGCGCGGTTATCCTTTAACAATTCGCTTGGTAAAAGGTGCGTATTGGGATCAGGAAACTATTAAAGCAGCGCAGAAACACTGGCCACAACCTGTATTTAATGATAAAGCGGCGACTGATGCTAATTTTGAGGCGATAACTCAGTTATTGTTGGAAAATCATCAATATGTTTATTCTGCCATTGGTAGCCATAATGTGCGATCGCAAGCTTTGGCTATGGCAATTGCCGAAACTTTGAATGTTCCCCGGCGGCGGTTTGAGATGCAGGTGCTGTACGGGATGGGGGATAAGTTAGCTAAGGCTTTAGTTGAGCGCGGGTATCGGGTTCGGGTTTATTGTCCTTATGGTGAATTATTGCCGGGGATGGCTTATCTGATTCGGCGGTTGTTGGAGAATACGGCGAATAGTTCTTTTTTACGGCAGAATTTGGAGAATCGTCCAGTAGAGGAACTACTTGCGGCTCCAAAGATTGATTTAGCTCACGCAAAAGCGCATACACACAAACAAGAAGCAGGGTTTGTGGGAGCGGCGGATACTGATTATGCGGAGGAGGAGGAAAGGAAGGAGGCGGCGCAGGCTTTTACAAAGGTGCGTGGTGAGTTAGGAAAGACATACTTACCTTTGATTAATGGGGAGTATGTGCAAACTGCTGAGGTGATTGATTCTCTTAATCCTTCTAATTTTAGTCAGGTGATTGGTAAGGTTGGGCTGATTAGTGTGGAACAAGCTGAAGCGGCGATGCAGGCGGCGAAGGCGGCGTTTCCTGGTTGGCGGCGGACTCCGGTGAAGGAACGGGCAGATATTTTGCGCAAGGCGGCTGATTTGATGGAACAGCGCCGCGCAGAACTTTCGGCTTGGATAGTTTTGGAGGTGGGTAAGCCTGTTAAGGAGGCGGATGCTGAGGTTTCCGAGGCGATAGATTTTTGTCGCTACTACGCGGAGGAGATGGAACGGCTGTATCAAGGTATAAATTATGATGTAGCTGGGGAAACAAACCGTTATATCTACCAGCCGCGTGGCATTGCTGTGGTGATTTCTCCTTGGAATTTCCCTATAGCGATCGCCTGTGGTATGACTGTTGCTGCCTTGGTTACAGGCAATTGTACTCTACTCAAGCCTGCGGAAACTTCTTCTGTTATTACTGCCAAACTCACGGAAATTTTGGTAGAGGCAGGGATTCCTAAAGGTGTATTTCAATACGTACCCGGTAAGGGTTCGCAAGTCGGGGCTTATTTAGTAAGTCATCCTGACACCCATCTAATTGCTTTTACTGGTTCCCAGGAAGTTGGTTGTCGCATTTATGCAGAAGCCGCTACCCTTAAGCCTCTACAAAGGCACATGAAGCGGGTAATTGCGGAGATGGGCGGGAAGAATGCCATTATTGTTGATGAAAGTGCTGATTTAGATCAGGCTGTTGTCGGGGTGGTACAGTCAGCTTTTGGCTACAGTGGACAAAAATGTTCTGCTTGTTCGCGGGTGGTAGTAGTCGAAGCCATTTACGATGCTTTTGTGCGGCGTGTGGTGGAAGCTACTAAGTCCTTGAATATTGGTGAGGCGGAGTTACCGAGTACCCAAGTCGGCCCTGTAATTGATGCTAATGCCCGCGATCGCATCCGCGAGTATATTGAAAAGGGTAAGTCAGAATCTCAAGTGGCTTTAGAATTAAGCGCACCCGAACACGGTTATTTTATCGGCCCAGTAATTTTTAGCGAAGTTCCACCCAATGGGACAATTGCCCAACAAGAAATTTTTGGCCCTGTATTGGCGGTAATTAAAGCCAAGGATTTTGCACAAGCTTTAGCAATTGCTAATGATACTGACTACGCCTTAACTGGTGGACTTTATTCCCGTACACCTTCCCACATTCAACAGGCACAGGCAGAATTTGAAGTTGGCAACTTATATATCAACCGTAACATTACAGGGGCGATCGTTGGTAGACAGCCCTTTGGTGGCTTTAAGCTTTCTGGTGTCGGTTCCAAAGCTGGCGGCCCTGATTATCTGTTGCAGTTCCTAGAACCACGGACAATTACAGAGAATATCCAACGTCAGGGTTTTGCACCAATTGAAGGAGCAGAATAA
- a CDS encoding AI-2E family transporter — translation MNLGQWIGLIALVLSLYILWQIREVLLLMFAAVVLATTLNRLAKVFQRHGMKRGLAVLLAVVIFFALVIGFFWLIVPPFAQQFNELTFRVPQGFQRFNAWVDELRTRIPQQLVPYIPDINSLIKQAQPFVNRALGSSVAFVSGSLEVLVKVLLVLVLTGMLLANPISYRKVFIRLFPSFYRRRVDGILDQCEVSLGGWVTGAIIAMGVVGLMSVVGLSILGVKAALALGVLAGFLNLIPNLGPTMSVVPAMAIALLDTPWKSVAVLILYFFIQQTESNFITPIVMAQQVSLLPAVTLISQLFFVTFFGFLGLFLALPLTVVAKIWVQEVLIKDILDQWGHEHPSESELVIVSNHSQADDPWLDDDAHQASTDDTVSQED, via the coding sequence GTGAACCTTGGTCAATGGATCGGCTTAATCGCTTTAGTTTTATCTCTATATATATTGTGGCAAATTCGAGAAGTGCTGTTGCTGATGTTTGCCGCAGTCGTCTTAGCCACAACCCTAAATCGTCTGGCAAAGGTCTTTCAGCGTCATGGGATGAAGCGAGGATTAGCTGTTTTGTTGGCTGTGGTAATCTTCTTTGCTCTTGTCATTGGTTTTTTCTGGCTAATTGTCCCGCCTTTTGCCCAGCAGTTTAATGAACTTACCTTTCGAGTTCCCCAAGGGTTTCAGCGTTTCAATGCTTGGGTTGACGAACTCAGAACACGCATTCCTCAACAGTTAGTTCCTTATATACCAGATATCAATAGCTTGATCAAACAAGCACAACCCTTTGTTAATAGAGCATTGGGAAGTTCTGTTGCCTTTGTCTCCGGCTCATTAGAAGTTTTGGTCAAAGTGTTACTGGTGTTAGTTTTAACAGGGATGTTACTAGCCAACCCTATATCTTACCGCAAAGTATTTATTAGGTTATTTCCCTCTTTTTATCGCCGCCGGGTAGACGGGATTTTAGATCAGTGCGAAGTCTCTTTAGGTGGATGGGTGACAGGCGCTATTATTGCGATGGGTGTAGTTGGACTGATGAGTGTAGTTGGTTTATCAATTTTAGGTGTAAAAGCAGCACTGGCTTTAGGTGTTTTAGCTGGATTTTTAAACCTGATACCCAATTTAGGTCCTACTATGAGTGTTGTCCCAGCAATGGCGATCGCACTTTTAGATACGCCGTGGAAATCTGTAGCTGTACTGATTCTCTACTTTTTCATTCAACAGACTGAGAGTAACTTCATCACACCTATTGTCATGGCCCAACAAGTTTCATTGCTTCCAGCCGTGACGTTAATTTCCCAATTATTCTTTGTTACCTTCTTCGGCTTTTTAGGATTATTCTTGGCGTTACCTCTGACTGTTGTTGCCAAAATTTGGGTACAAGAAGTATTAATCAAAGATATTTTAGATCAATGGGGACATGAACATCCAAGTGAGTCTGAGTTAGTGATAGTTTCTAATCATTCTCAAGCAGATGATCCTTGGTTAGATGATGACGCACATCAAGCATCAACTGATGATACTGTATCTCAAGAAGATTAG
- a CDS encoding GNAT family N-acetyltransferase, producing MSDVIIRVAKIPEEFPAIASIRKTVFQKEQGVETALEFDGKDDICEHLIAYLDAQAIGTARIRYLDEKTVKIERLAVLSIARGQGIGQKLMEKALEIIAEKNIIEAVVHAQTYIQPLYQKLGFIQVGDVFEEAGISHIEMKKKVQF from the coding sequence ATGTCAGATGTGATAATTAGAGTTGCTAAAATACCAGAAGAATTTCCGGCGATCGCCTCAATTAGAAAAACTGTATTTCAGAAAGAACAAGGAGTAGAAACAGCTTTAGAATTTGACGGCAAAGACGATATCTGCGAACATTTAATTGCTTATTTAGATGCACAGGCTATAGGTACTGCCAGAATTAGATATTTGGATGAGAAGACCGTCAAAATAGAAAGATTGGCTGTTTTATCCATAGCTAGAGGGCAAGGCATAGGTCAAAAGCTTATGGAAAAAGCATTAGAAATAATAGCTGAGAAAAATATTATTGAAGCTGTAGTTCATGCCCAAACTTATATCCAACCCTTGTATCAAAAATTAGGTTTTATCCAAGTAGGAGACGTATTTGAAGAAGCCGGTATTTCTCATATAGAAATGAAAAAGAAAGTCCAATTTTAA
- a CDS encoding FHA domain-containing protein: protein MQSSSPTAEISKELVHIQTNTAFAVSPNLSLISIGKPNEHKPPDIDVSGLPDSDVVSRIHAQVWINGDEYYITDLGSSNGTYVNGVKLQPKVFSTLTPGDRIALGQGDKVTFLFKIKPSITSSTNNFTPNSAPTKITSPTTTQEEGEVAFANKLIGIGLILAGVTFLSTSLYVSIYFRSTPAILLCIAGVVALNWGGRDNRILGWVIIGIGMALFIASGVIIGSVSLFSLLISFAAISCGIQLLTTGKVFNFNPLTLQQRMKK from the coding sequence ATGCAAAGTTCATCCCCAACAGCAGAAATCTCTAAAGAACTGGTTCACATTCAAACTAACACTGCTTTTGCAGTATCACCGAACTTATCCCTAATTTCTATTGGTAAACCCAATGAACACAAACCCCCGGATATTGATGTTTCCGGTTTACCTGATTCTGATGTAGTTTCCCGTATTCATGCACAAGTTTGGATAAATGGTGATGAATATTACATAACAGACTTAGGTAGCTCTAATGGTACTTATGTTAATGGAGTTAAGCTGCAACCTAAAGTATTTTCTACCTTAACCCCTGGAGATAGAATTGCTCTCGGACAAGGAGACAAGGTAACTTTTCTGTTTAAAATTAAGCCAAGTATTACATCTAGTACAAATAACTTCACACCAAACTCTGCACCAACTAAAATTACATCACCTACAACTACTCAAGAAGAAGGTGAAGTAGCCTTTGCCAATAAATTGATTGGTATAGGCTTGATACTAGCAGGTGTGACATTTTTAAGTACAAGCCTTTATGTAAGTATTTATTTCCGTAGTACACCCGCAATTTTACTATGTATAGCTGGTGTAGTAGCACTTAATTGGGGCGGACGTGATAATAGGATACTAGGTTGGGTAATTATAGGTATAGGGATGGCTTTATTTATCGCCAGTGGTGTAATTATCGGTTCAGTATCACTCTTTTCTTTGCTGATTTCATTCGCGGCTATTTCCTGCGGTATTCAATTGTTGACAACAGGTAAAGTATTTAACTTTAATCCGCTTACACTCCAACAGAGAATGAAAAAGTGA
- a CDS encoding alpha/beta hydrolase, with product MKEVLSILGILLSPISLFLSIWIVTPAPIYSLLPLAVGAPEVCQWLLLLNTTTFVLLLFNLQGSWLQYVGLGISVVGIILSILPFVQLPNAQQQMQLVMEKQLGQSYSRTILKQEYFGRSYPFNLIDAFKGIHIGGIRYTPSIQFAAPDGVPLHLNIYRPPQPGKYPGIIIIHGGGWQTGSPETNADFSRYMATQGYTVFAITYRYAPAYKFPAQLDDVRSALTFIQQHATEYETDVNRIALLGRSAGGQLAMLAAYQQNPLPVRAVISYYGPSNLAKGYREPPTPDPLNVRSVLEAFLGGTPDQVPEQYTKASPINYVNRPLPPTLLIHGSRDHITSIKFPRMLLQSLQAAGNQAILLEIPWAEHAFDYIFNGPSNQLALYHTERFLAWALKDMEK from the coding sequence ATGAAAGAAGTCCTCTCCATCTTGGGAATACTCTTGAGTCCTATTAGTCTATTCTTGAGTATTTGGATTGTAACTCCCGCACCTATTTATTCTTTACTACCTCTAGCAGTGGGAGCGCCGGAAGTCTGCCAGTGGCTACTATTGTTAAACACCACAACTTTTGTTTTATTGTTATTCAACCTGCAAGGTAGCTGGCTGCAATATGTGGGTTTGGGTATTAGCGTAGTGGGAATTATTTTAAGTATCTTGCCATTTGTGCAACTACCGAATGCCCAACAGCAGATGCAGTTGGTAATGGAAAAGCAATTAGGGCAAAGCTATTCGAGAACAATTTTAAAACAAGAGTATTTTGGGCGCTCATATCCTTTCAATTTAATAGATGCGTTCAAAGGCATCCATATCGGTGGGATACGCTACACACCAAGTATTCAATTCGCTGCACCTGATGGTGTACCCTTGCATCTTAATATCTACCGTCCTCCCCAACCAGGGAAATACCCTGGAATTATTATCATCCACGGAGGCGGCTGGCAAACTGGGAGTCCTGAAACGAATGCCGATTTTAGTCGTTACATGGCAACTCAAGGCTATACTGTTTTTGCAATTACTTACCGTTATGCACCCGCTTACAAATTTCCTGCACAACTTGATGATGTGCGTAGTGCCTTAACTTTCATCCAACAACACGCCACCGAGTATGAAACAGACGTTAACCGTATCGCCTTACTCGGACGTTCCGCAGGTGGACAGTTAGCCATGTTAGCCGCTTATCAGCAAAATCCTTTACCAGTCCGTGCAGTCATTAGCTATTATGGGCCATCCAACTTGGCTAAAGGATATCGAGAACCACCTACACCAGATCCCTTGAATGTACGGTCTGTACTTGAAGCCTTTTTAGGTGGTACACCAGACCAAGTTCCAGAACAATATACCAAAGCTTCACCCATTAACTATGTTAACCGCCCACTTCCACCAACTTTGTTAATACATGGTAGCCGTGACCATATCACATCCATAAAATTTCCCAGGATGTTATTGCAATCTTTACAAGCAGCAGGTAATCAAGCAATTTTATTAGAAATTCCTTGGGCTGAACACGCTTTTGACTATATATTCAACGGGCCGAGCAATCAACTAGCACTCTATCACACTGAACGTTTTTTAGCTTGGGCGTTGAAAGATATGGAAAAGTAG
- a CDS encoding nitrate ABC transporter ATP-binding protein (This model describes the ATP binding subunits of ATP-binding cassette (ABC) transporters for nitrate transport, or for bicarbonate transport, in bacteria and archaea.) — protein MQNRRLSVTERQERQSTVSSNARPFLEIKDVTKIYPTKKGPFTVLDGVNLNVDKGEFICVIGHSGCGKSTLLNMVSGFNFPTSGQVLLEGEPITQPGPDRMVVFQNYALLPWRTAFENIYLAVNAVYPNKPEAEKRAIVRDHLAMVGLGDAMDKKPPQMSGGMRQRVSIARALAIRPKVLILDEPFGALDAITKEELQEELLKIWGDNRCTVLMITHDIDEALFLADKLVMMTNGPHAKIGEVMEIPFSRPRDRARIMEDPQYYKLRNYALDFLFNRFAHDDVG, from the coding sequence ATGCAAAACCGTAGATTGAGTGTTACCGAAAGACAGGAAAGACAATCAACAGTTTCCAGCAATGCTAGACCTTTCCTAGAAATCAAAGACGTTACCAAAATCTACCCCACTAAGAAAGGCCCCTTCACAGTTCTTGATGGCGTTAACTTAAACGTAGACAAAGGTGAATTTATCTGCGTCATTGGTCACTCCGGTTGTGGAAAATCAACACTGTTAAATATGGTGTCGGGTTTTAACTTTCCTACTTCTGGACAAGTGTTACTGGAAGGCGAACCCATCACCCAACCAGGCCCCGATAGAATGGTGGTATTTCAAAACTACGCTTTGCTTCCTTGGCGGACTGCGTTTGAAAACATCTACCTAGCAGTAAATGCAGTTTACCCCAATAAGCCAGAAGCAGAAAAACGGGCAATTGTGCGCGACCACTTGGCAATGGTAGGGCTAGGTGATGCAATGGACAAGAAACCCCCACAAATGTCTGGCGGTATGAGACAACGGGTGTCCATTGCCCGTGCGTTAGCAATTCGTCCCAAGGTACTAATTTTAGATGAACCTTTTGGTGCATTGGACGCAATCACCAAAGAAGAATTACAAGAAGAATTGTTGAAAATCTGGGGTGATAATCGCTGCACAGTATTGATGATTACGCACGATATCGATGAGGCGTTGTTCTTAGCCGACAAATTGGTAATGATGACCAACGGCCCCCACGCCAAAATCGGTGAAGTCATGGAAATTCCTTTCTCTCGCCCACGCGATCGCGCTCGTATCATGGAAGATCCACAATACTATAAGCTGCGTAACTACGCCCTAGACTTCCTCTTCAACAGATTTGCCCATGATGATGTGGGCTAA